In the genome of Terriglobia bacterium, the window CGTGCTGCCCAATCGCTCGAACTCCTGTTCCTGGAGCACCCGCAGCAGCTTGGGCTGCAATTCCAGGGGGATGTCACCCACCTCATCCAGAAAAAGCGTTCCCAGGTGCGCCAGCTCAAAACGGCCCACCTTGCGCGCGATGGCGCCGGTGAATGCGCCTCGTTCGTGACCAAACAATTCGCTTTCCAGCAGCCCCAGCGGAATCGCCGCGCAATTCACCTTGACGAAGGCCTGGTCTCTTCGCGAGCTGAGATTGTGAATGGCCCGGGCGATGAGTTCTTTCCCCGTACCGGTTTCCCCGAGAATCAGGACGGTCGAGGTCGTCGGGGCCACCGTCTCGACCTGTTTCAGCGCCTGTTTCAGGGAGGGGCTCTGGCCCACAATCTCCTCGAAATTGTGCTCGGTGCGGATTTCCTCCTTCAAATAAAGCCGTTCCTCCGCCAGCCGTTCCCGCGATTCGTTGATGTGGTGGTAGTCCAGGGCATTCTCGACCGCAATGGCGATCTGAGCGGCGATTTGCACCAGGAAATGAATGTCTTCTTCGAGGAAAGCGGCGTCGGAGAGTCGGCCCAGGTTCAAGGTGCCCACGGAGCGATTGCGGCTGATGAGCGGCAGGAAACAGAACGAATTCAACCCCTCCCGAACCATGACGTTGGCGACGGGGGAATCCCGCCATTCCGTGAAGGGGGTTCTCAGCGCCAATGGCCTCAGGGTTTGAAAGGCCTCGCCGGAGGGCGATCCCTCGATCGAATAAACCATTTCCTCCTGATAGAACCCTTTGCTTTCAGGAAAATCAAGTGCGTAAAGCCGCAGGCGCTTCCTTTCCGCGTCGGGCAGCGAGAGGCTGGCGTAATCACACTGCATCACGCGCCGGACGTCCTGCGAGATGGCCTGGAAGAGCTGGCGAAGATCCAGGTTTGAAACCACCTTGTTATTCAAATCGAGCAGCAATTGAAGCCGGTCGCGGTCGTGGGCGAGCTGACTGTGCAAATCCTGGGCCTCCTGGAAGTGCAGGGCGTTGTCCACGGCAACTGCAACCTGGGAGGCCACCAGTAAGGGGAATGCGAGGCCGTCGTGAGTGTAGGCGCCCGTTTCTGCGGACCCGAAGTTCAGGGCGCCCAACCGGCGATGAGCGGAGGTCAGGGGAAGGCTGCAGAGCGAACGCACCTTGTGGTCTCGCATGACTTGCGCCGCCCGGGAAAACCGGATCTCGCGGTCGACATCGTCGATGATCAAGGGTTGCTGGGTGCGCCAGACCTGGGCCGAGGGCGAGTCTTCCATCGGATACTCTTCACCGGCGTGACGCATCGAGGGCATGGTGGTCTCGATGATATGCAGCCGCATGACGTTTCGGGTGGCATCGTGCAGCAGAACGGTCAGATAGTGGAAACTCAACAGCTGATGTAAACGTCCCGCCAGGTCATGGAATAGTTCAGAGAGGTTTCGATGCTGGGCGATGGAATGAGACACTTCCAGCAGCGCCCGGTACTGCTCAATGGAATGCCCGCGGACGTGGTTCTCTTTCCGCTCCTCCTGTCTTCTGGCTTCCGCTCCGTCTGACACGACTTCACCCTTGCTGTTGGGACACCTGTGTTCCCGAAATAAGATCGTTCAGCGTCTTTGAGAGAATCCCATTAT includes:
- a CDS encoding sigma 54-interacting transcriptional regulator, whose translation is MSHSIAQHRNLSELFHDLAGRLHQLLSFHYLTVLLHDATRNVMRLHIIETTMPSMRHAGEEYPMEDSPSAQVWRTQQPLIIDDVDREIRFSRAAQVMRDHKVRSLCSLPLTSAHRRLGALNFGSAETGAYTHDGLAFPLLVASQVAVAVDNALHFQEAQDLHSQLAHDRDRLQLLLDLNNKVVSNLDLRQLFQAISQDVRRVMQCDYASLSLPDAERKRLRLYALDFPESKGFYQEEMVYSIEGSPSGEAFQTLRPLALRTPFTEWRDSPVANVMVREGLNSFCFLPLISRNRSVGTLNLGRLSDAAFLEEDIHFLVQIAAQIAIAVENALDYHHINESRERLAEERLYLKEEIRTEHNFEEIVGQSPSLKQALKQVETVAPTTSTVLILGETGTGKELIARAIHNLSSRRDQAFVKVNCAAIPLGLLESELFGHERGAFTGAIARKVGRFELAHLGTLFLDEVGDIPLELQPKLLRVLQEQEFERLGSTRTTRVDARLVAATSRDLNQMVTRSEFRSDLYYRLNVFPIAVPPLRERPEDIPLLVRHFVEKYAALMSRKIDTIPFEVMEALTRYHWPGNIRELQNFMERATILSPGKVLRAPLPELKQPVEEGRPPTGTLEDVERLHILQALEETKWVIGGPRGAAKRLGLPRTSLVYKMQKLGISRPGK